A window of Halodesulfovibrio aestuarii DSM 17919 = ATCC 29578 contains these coding sequences:
- a CDS encoding pyridoxal-phosphate-dependent aminotransferase family protein, with product MLNKKRLLAPGPTPIPERVRLALAQDMIHHRKPEFKAIMGQVQKRLQILFGTTQPVMPLACSGTGVMTAAVTNLFAAGEKVLVIEAGKFGERWAEICEASNVAVEKLVLDWGQAATAEAVANMLDLHPDCTGVLIQLSETSTGVLHPVNEIAEVTKDRDVLLVVDGISAVSISPCSMDAWDIDCLLTGSQKGLMLPPGLGLIACSEKAWKKAESVTPSCFYFNLRAEKEKILQNQTLFTTPVSLIIGLNESLTMFEETGFDVIFKKQWALTMMARTAVTEMGLELLAKDHFTWGLTSVLVPENVDAGAVLEYAKENFGVILAGGQAHMKGRLVRIGHMGWVDWADLAAGLHAFAEGCKACGGTIASGYLEKSLHAYHSALSASDVS from the coding sequence ATGCTTAACAAAAAAAGATTGTTAGCACCGGGGCCAACCCCCATTCCTGAACGTGTCCGTCTCGCATTAGCGCAAGACATGATCCATCACCGCAAACCTGAGTTCAAAGCCATTATGGGCCAAGTTCAGAAGCGGTTGCAGATACTTTTCGGCACCACGCAACCAGTTATGCCTCTGGCATGTTCCGGCACAGGTGTAATGACTGCGGCAGTCACCAACTTATTTGCAGCTGGTGAAAAGGTTCTGGTCATTGAAGCAGGTAAATTCGGTGAACGTTGGGCGGAAATTTGTGAAGCCAGCAACGTTGCTGTGGAAAAACTTGTCCTTGACTGGGGTCAGGCAGCTACTGCAGAAGCCGTTGCAAACATGCTCGATCTTCACCCTGACTGTACGGGTGTGCTCATCCAACTCTCTGAGACCTCAACTGGGGTATTGCATCCTGTTAATGAAATTGCAGAAGTGACTAAAGACCGTGATGTATTGCTTGTAGTTGACGGTATTTCTGCGGTTTCCATTTCTCCTTGCAGCATGGACGCATGGGATATCGACTGTCTGCTCACCGGATCACAAAAAGGACTCATGCTCCCTCCGGGACTGGGACTTATCGCCTGCAGCGAAAAAGCTTGGAAAAAAGCAGAATCCGTTACTCCTTCCTGCTTCTATTTCAACCTGCGCGCAGAAAAAGAAAAAATTTTACAAAATCAGACCTTGTTCACAACACCTGTAAGTCTTATTATCGGTCTTAATGAAAGCCTTACAATGTTTGAAGAAACAGGATTTGATGTCATCTTCAAAAAACAATGGGCTTTGACCATGATGGCACGCACTGCCGTTACGGAGATGGGATTAGAGCTGCTTGCCAAAGACCATTTCACATGGGGGCTCACAAGCGTACTCGTTCCAGAAAACGTTGATGCCGGTGCCGTGCTTGAATACGCTAAGGAAAACTTTGGTGTTATTCTCGCCGGTGGTCAGGCTCATATGAAAGGACGCCTTGTACGCATCGGACATATGGGTTGGGTAGATTGGGCAGACCTTGCTGCCGGTCTCCATGCTTTTGCCGAAGGTTGCAAAGCCTGTGGCGGCACAATCGCGTCCGGATATCTTGAAAAGAGTCTGCACGCATATCACAGCGCATTAAGCGCCTCTGACGTATCTTAA
- a CDS encoding 30S ribosomal protein S1, whose product METMENNSLEAEMSFEAALEDYLSSDFGELDEGSIVKGEIVRVDNDYVLVDVNFKSEGQIPASEFADADGAVSVGVGDKVDVFVVRKNEMEGTITLSFEKAKRMQMFDQLEEVQEKNSVVTGRIVRRIKGGYTVDLGGIDAFLPGSHVDLRPVPDMDALVNEEFEFRVLKINRRRSNVIVSRRVLLEEERDSKRQDLLVTLDEGQIVTGKAKNITEYGVFVDLGGLDGLLHITDMSWKRIRHPKELVQLGQELELKILSFDKENQKVSLGLKQLVEDPWQDITAKFPEGQRLSGKVTNLVDYGAFVELEPGVEGLVHISEMSWTRKLRHPSQMVRVGDEVEVVILGVDEDKKRISLGMKQVKPNPWEIVAEKYPEGTILEGVIKNITEFGMFIGIEDGIDGLIHVSDISWTKKIRHPNELFQVGDTVQAKVLTVDQDSEKFTLGVKQLSEDPWSKVPSNYPNGTIVEGVVTNITDFGLFVEVEEGIEGLVHVSEISQKKVKSPSEMFKEGVTIKAKVIHVSAEERRLGLSIKQLQEQEDRKKPREFRSGGSDAGQQTLGDIFKQLEDAGE is encoded by the coding sequence ATGGAAACCATGGAAAATAACTCACTCGAAGCTGAAATGAGCTTTGAGGCTGCTCTTGAAGATTACCTCAGCTCCGATTTTGGTGAGCTGGATGAAGGTTCAATCGTTAAGGGCGAAATCGTTCGCGTGGACAATGACTACGTTCTCGTTGACGTAAACTTTAAGTCAGAAGGTCAGATCCCTGCTTCCGAGTTTGCAGATGCAGACGGCGCGGTAAGCGTTGGCGTAGGGGACAAGGTGGATGTTTTTGTTGTTCGTAAGAACGAAATGGAAGGCACCATCACCCTGTCCTTTGAAAAAGCAAAACGCATGCAGATGTTCGACCAGCTCGAAGAAGTTCAGGAAAAGAACTCCGTCGTTACTGGCCGCATCGTTCGTCGTATCAAAGGTGGTTACACAGTAGACCTCGGTGGCATTGACGCATTCCTTCCTGGCTCCCACGTTGATCTGCGCCCTGTGCCAGACATGGACGCGCTCGTGAACGAAGAGTTTGAATTCCGTGTACTGAAGATCAATCGTCGTCGTAGCAACGTTATCGTTTCTCGCCGCGTACTTCTTGAAGAAGAACGCGATTCCAAACGTCAGGACCTTCTCGTTACACTTGATGAAGGCCAGATCGTTACCGGTAAAGCGAAAAACATCACCGAATACGGTGTATTCGTTGACCTCGGCGGCCTTGACGGTCTCCTGCATATCACTGATATGTCTTGGAAACGCATCCGCCATCCAAAAGAATTAGTACAGCTTGGTCAGGAACTCGAGCTTAAAATTCTCAGCTTCGACAAAGAGAACCAGAAAGTATCTCTCGGTCTCAAACAGCTTGTTGAAGATCCTTGGCAGGACATCACTGCTAAATTCCCTGAAGGCCAGCGTCTCAGCGGCAAGGTTACTAACCTCGTTGATTACGGTGCATTCGTGGAACTCGAGCCAGGCGTTGAAGGTCTCGTACACATTTCCGAAATGTCATGGACCCGTAAACTCCGCCACCCATCCCAGATGGTACGCGTAGGCGACGAAGTTGAAGTTGTTATCCTCGGCGTAGACGAAGATAAAAAACGCATCTCCCTCGGCATGAAGCAAGTTAAGCCAAACCCATGGGAAATCGTTGCTGAAAAATACCCTGAAGGTACCATCCTCGAAGGTGTTATCAAAAACATCACCGAATTCGGTATGTTCATCGGCATCGAAGACGGCATTGACGGCCTGATTCATGTTTCCGATATCTCTTGGACCAAAAAAATCCGCCACCCTAACGAACTCTTCCAGGTTGGCGACACTGTACAGGCGAAAGTTCTTACAGTTGATCAGGACAGCGAAAAATTCACCCTCGGTGTTAAACAGCTTTCCGAAGATCCTTGGTCTAAAGTTCCTTCCAACTACCCTAACGGTACCATTGTTGAAGGTGTTGTAACCAACATCACTGACTTTGGTCTCTTCGTAGAAGTAGAAGAAGGCATCGAAGGTCTTGTTCACGTTTCTGAAATTTCTCAGAAAAAAGTGAAATCTCCTTCTGAAATGTTCAAAGAAGGCGTAACCATCAAAGCTAAAGTTATCCACGTTAGCGCTGAAGAACGTCGTCTCGGACTTTCCATCAAACAGCTTCAAGAACAAGAAGATCGCAAAAAGCCTCGTGAATTCCGTTCCGGCGGTTCCGATGCTGGTCAGCAGACCCTCGGCGACATCTTCAAGCAGCTTGAGGATGCAGGCGAATAA
- the argC gene encoding N-acetyl-gamma-glutamyl-phosphate reductase, whose amino-acid sequence MAQTKVGLVGVTGYTGMELMRLLQNHDHFELVRVTSRAEAGKKLRDIYPFMQGMENGELPITEPDADDLAQACDLVFLAVPHRTAMEIAAVLLEKGLKVVDLSADFRLRSKDEYEHWYACEHTQSELLEKAVYGLPELYSDAIPQAQLVANPGCYPTSAILGLYPALKEGFILKSGIVVDSKSGTTGAGRKASVGSLFCEVSDNFKAYGLTTHRHTPEIEQELSVIAKDDITVSFNTHLLPINRGILSTIYTTLTEEMTLDDVHAIYEEAYRTHPWVRVLPMGKLPETKHVRGTMFCDIGLAIDKRTNRLIVVSAIDNLCRGASGQALANANLMCGININEGLKLAPLMP is encoded by the coding sequence ATGGCACAGACTAAAGTAGGCTTAGTAGGGGTTACCGGATACACCGGAATGGAACTGATGCGCCTTTTGCAGAATCACGACCACTTCGAATTGGTGCGTGTTACCTCACGTGCTGAAGCCGGCAAGAAATTACGCGACATTTACCCGTTCATGCAGGGCATGGAAAATGGTGAACTGCCGATTACTGAACCGGATGCCGATGATCTTGCACAGGCGTGCGACCTCGTTTTTCTCGCAGTACCACATCGTACAGCTATGGAAATTGCCGCAGTTCTGCTGGAAAAAGGTCTTAAAGTTGTAGACCTCTCCGCCGATTTCCGACTGCGAAGCAAAGATGAATACGAGCATTGGTACGCGTGTGAACACACACAGAGCGAACTGCTGGAGAAAGCAGTATACGGCCTTCCGGAATTATACTCCGATGCAATTCCTCAGGCACAGCTTGTTGCAAACCCGGGCTGCTACCCGACTTCTGCAATCCTCGGCCTGTATCCTGCGCTTAAAGAAGGGTTCATCCTCAAAAGCGGCATCGTTGTTGACTCTAAATCCGGCACCACCGGTGCGGGTCGCAAAGCAAGCGTCGGCTCCCTCTTTTGCGAAGTTTCCGACAATTTCAAAGCATACGGACTCACTACGCACCGCCATACCCCAGAGATTGAGCAGGAACTATCTGTTATTGCAAAAGACGACATTACCGTTTCATTCAATACCCATCTCCTGCCAATTAACCGTGGTATTCTGTCTACAATCTACACAACTCTGACAGAAGAGATGACGCTGGACGACGTGCACGCAATTTATGAGGAAGCCTACCGCACTCACCCGTGGGTACGCGTACTGCCAATGGGCAAGCTTCCGGAAACTAAGCATGTCCGCGGAACAATGTTCTGTGACATCGGTCTCGCTATCGATAAGCGCACCAACCGCCTTATAGTCGTTAGTGCCATTGACAATCTTTGTCGTGGAGCCTCAGGACAGGCGCTCGCAAACGCAAACCTCATGTGCGGTATTAACATTAACGAGGGGCTAAAATTAGCGCCATTGATGCCGTAA
- the rdgB gene encoding RdgB/HAM1 family non-canonical purine NTP pyrophosphatase, translating into MMEKIIVLATRNAGKIAELEKTLSEYGLSVRGLDTYPEIGEIVEDGETFEENSLIKARTVAQLTGLVAVADDSGLEVDALGKAPGVYSARYSDGTANLKGETRDKRNNEKLLIELARIPHDKRTARFRCVMSACSPSGNCITASGAWEGFIGTKEVGDNGFGYDPLFIDAKDGAVSALLSREEKNKRSHRGKALEALLTQWEEFWKEHGR; encoded by the coding sequence ATGATGGAAAAAATTATTGTGCTTGCAACTCGCAATGCAGGTAAGATTGCAGAGCTGGAGAAAACGTTAAGTGAGTACGGGCTTTCAGTCAGGGGGCTTGATACCTATCCTGAAATTGGTGAAATCGTAGAAGATGGCGAAACCTTTGAAGAAAACTCTCTTATTAAAGCTCGAACTGTTGCACAGCTGACAGGTCTGGTTGCTGTGGCAGATGATTCCGGTCTTGAAGTTGATGCTCTGGGGAAAGCACCGGGTGTGTATTCTGCACGATACAGTGATGGAACTGCGAACCTGAAGGGTGAAACTCGAGATAAGCGTAATAATGAAAAATTGCTTATCGAACTTGCCAGAATCCCGCACGATAAACGTACTGCCCGTTTTCGGTGTGTTATGTCTGCCTGTTCTCCATCCGGTAATTGCATTACTGCATCCGGCGCGTGGGAAGGGTTTATTGGCACAAAAGAAGTGGGTGATAACGGTTTTGGGTATGACCCGTTGTTTATTGACGCAAAAGACGGTGCAGTTTCTGCACTGCTTAGCCGTGAAGAGAAGAATAAACGTTCTCATCGGGGCAAAGCCCTTGAGGCGCTACTTACTCAGTGGGAAGAATTCTGGAAGGAACATGGAAGATAG
- the sppA gene encoding signal peptide peptidase SppA, with protein MQANKPNFSQKHPLLFGIMLIIAAVALFAGATAALRVTKGNDIPYFAQEKFGVINVEGFIADSRKVSDWAYALRTDDSIKGVVVRINSPGGGVAASQEMYYAIKRLAEVKPVVISMGTVAASGGYYIAAAGHKIIANPATLTGSIGVKMELPNFKGLMQKIGVSYLSLTSGKLKAAGSPFQTMTQEERDYLHAIIMDMYDQFLDVIVEGRHMKREQILPYADGRAMTGKQALAAGLVDMLGDRETAYMELAKLCKLDAPLPLEEGPKKKTNFLKELISTALDLAPVNTVREQNSIQLLYN; from the coding sequence ATGCAGGCGAATAAGCCTAACTTCTCGCAGAAGCATCCGCTTCTGTTTGGCATAATGCTAATTATTGCCGCAGTAGCCCTGTTCGCAGGCGCTACTGCGGCTTTACGCGTTACAAAAGGTAATGACATACCTTATTTTGCGCAGGAAAAATTCGGCGTAATTAACGTGGAAGGCTTTATTGCAGATTCCCGTAAAGTATCTGACTGGGCATACGCGCTGCGCACAGACGACTCTATCAAAGGCGTCGTGGTGCGCATCAACTCTCCCGGTGGCGGAGTAGCTGCATCGCAAGAAATGTACTACGCAATTAAACGCCTCGCCGAAGTTAAACCTGTTGTTATCTCAATGGGCACAGTTGCCGCTTCCGGCGGTTACTACATTGCTGCAGCCGGTCATAAAATTATTGCTAATCCAGCAACACTCACCGGTTCCATCGGTGTAAAGATGGAACTCCCCAATTTCAAAGGGCTGATGCAAAAAATCGGCGTCTCCTATCTTTCCCTTACAAGCGGCAAACTCAAAGCAGCCGGTAGTCCTTTCCAGACGATGACGCAAGAAGAACGCGACTATCTGCATGCTATCATCATGGACATGTACGACCAGTTCCTTGATGTCATTGTCGAAGGCCGCCACATGAAGCGCGAACAAATTCTGCCATATGCAGATGGTCGCGCTATGACAGGCAAACAAGCCCTTGCAGCAGGACTTGTAGATATGCTTGGCGACAGGGAAACTGCCTACATGGAATTAGCTAAGCTCTGTAAATTAGACGCTCCCCTGCCTCTTGAAGAAGGTCCTAAGAAAAAGACAAACTTTCTTAAGGAACTTATCTCTACAGCTCTTGATCTTGCACCTGTTAATACTGTGCGAGAACAAAACTCTATTCAGCTCCTGTATAATTAA
- a CDS encoding amino acid permease, with protein sequence MANKAFSAACIVAGSTIGAGMLGLPMAVGNLGFTMSCVLLVFMWALALYSGLLLVEVDMEVGPGLNFNKMVKKVLGWPGQVVAVLSLGFLLYALLVAYITGMGSILANTFHVAGSGSGTSLCSLVFALIMAFIIFCGTKTILRFNNVFFITMLCAMAFAFFSLSSTVNFDNLLAVAPNYDYLLASLPILFAAYGYHFCIPSTCKIVEGNRNTLYWAIIIGTIAPLVCYVLWLFLALGSVPMTQIDQMAGNVDALIASISQGSVFIKAVLSIFASFALVTSFFGVALSLYDLAAETFNLGESQLHRVIATIVVFAPPIIASYLSPGSFIAALAHAGVGFAILCLCLPCAMSWKLRNERSKTNSEAAYEVAGGKLSIAFASVCGVVIIVAAYI encoded by the coding sequence ATGGCTAATAAGGCATTTAGCGCTGCATGTATTGTTGCAGGTTCAACTATTGGTGCTGGTATGCTCGGTCTTCCTATGGCTGTTGGCAATCTTGGATTCACTATGAGTTGTGTTCTTCTTGTTTTTATGTGGGCGCTTGCGCTCTATTCCGGCCTACTGCTTGTCGAAGTAGATATGGAAGTCGGGCCAGGATTAAACTTTAATAAAATGGTTAAAAAAGTCTTAGGCTGGCCGGGCCAAGTCGTTGCAGTGCTAAGCCTTGGATTCCTCCTCTACGCCCTCCTTGTTGCATACATCACAGGCATGGGCAGTATCCTCGCCAATACCTTCCATGTTGCAGGAAGCGGCTCTGGAACCTCCCTTTGCTCACTAGTTTTCGCCCTTATCATGGCCTTCATTATTTTCTGTGGAACTAAAACAATTCTACGTTTTAACAACGTGTTCTTTATCACCATGCTCTGTGCCATGGCTTTTGCCTTCTTCTCATTAAGTTCCACAGTCAATTTCGATAACCTACTCGCTGTTGCACCTAATTATGACTACCTACTGGCGAGTCTGCCTATCTTATTCGCAGCATACGGTTATCACTTCTGTATTCCAAGCACCTGTAAAATTGTTGAAGGCAACAGAAACACTCTCTATTGGGCAATCATTATCGGAACAATTGCTCCTCTTGTATGCTACGTTCTATGGCTCTTCCTCGCTCTCGGCAGCGTGCCGATGACGCAGATTGATCAAATGGCTGGTAATGTAGACGCTCTGATTGCTTCCATTTCTCAAGGCTCTGTATTCATTAAAGCAGTGTTGTCTATTTTCGCATCATTTGCACTCGTGACCTCGTTTTTCGGCGTCGCCTTATCATTATATGACCTTGCTGCCGAGACTTTCAATCTTGGAGAGTCCCAGCTACACCGCGTTATAGCCACTATTGTTGTATTTGCACCCCCAATCATCGCTTCATATCTTTCCCCGGGCAGCTTTATTGCCGCTCTTGCCCACGCAGGGGTTGGCTTTGCAATTCTCTGTCTCTGCCTGCCATGTGCTATGAGCTGGAAACTGCGTAATGAACGCAGTAAAACAAACAGCGAAGCAGCATATGAAGTAGCTGGCGGCAAACTGAGTATCGCCTTTGCTTCTGTATGTGGCGTAGTTATTATTGTTGCAGCGTACATCTAG
- a CDS encoding DUF1844 domain-containing protein — translation MADRTTENSGMPEVTFSTFILSIGSSALVQLGEVPDPESGQMMENLLAAKHSIDILSMLQAKTKSCLEKDEEQLLDTLLYDLRMKYVLKTK, via the coding sequence ATGGCTGACCGCACCACCGAAAACTCCGGCATGCCGGAAGTAACTTTTTCCACATTCATTCTTTCCATCGGCTCTTCCGCTCTGGTACAGCTTGGCGAAGTACCGGATCCTGAGAGCGGGCAGATGATGGAGAATTTGCTCGCAGCGAAACACTCCATCGATATTCTGTCCATGTTGCAGGCAAAAACAAAAAGCTGCCTCGAAAAAGATGAAGAGCAGCTGCTCGACACTCTGCTCTACGACCTGCGTATGAAATACGTATTAAAGACCAAGTAA
- a CDS encoding two-component system sensor histidine kinase NtrB yields the protein MESKQCFEVGNEIFITLNIATIGYRSTYRELLMHLFSTDMPNGVVRIKVCAVACAPQEELPGLLCLDGVDFYDSVEELCENIDDVNIVFDLSKECKYLEHVKQCAPAGVSVVGGDALLVFRKTDFDSEQLEVNACNLDRALGLFSTFVDQAEEEFWLLDNKGIVLDANRAVLDRQRDVDFEGADGTLINNVLPYAQQPGNAIVEAVNNARRIDQVITKVTSDGELQYSGISAYPVVKRDGTVRSVILMRKDITQNYRVMRRLQQTEKLAAIGEMSAFVAHEIRNPLFAIGGFANALLKQQNLNEDDTKKIKIIYNESKRLEKILKIILNFARPAHGDEGEVDVNEIILEALGLLRMKFESQGGKVITNLDAKGIKVRGNPDQLKQCVINGIKNGFEAMPNGGTMRVETTLSADNWIIVRIIDSGEGIPDDIREHLFNPFFTTKSGGTGLGLAMTKKIVEDMGGKVKLRSRVNKGTTLSFYLPPLSLVPPANNEKDTDGVVEPSGGAGFLGGSVEFIPEP from the coding sequence GTGGAAAGTAAGCAATGTTTTGAGGTAGGCAACGAGATTTTCATTACGCTCAACATAGCAACAATCGGGTATCGTAGCACATATCGTGAACTGTTGATGCATCTTTTTTCAACAGATATGCCTAATGGCGTGGTGCGAATTAAAGTATGTGCTGTTGCGTGCGCGCCCCAAGAGGAACTGCCGGGGTTGTTGTGTCTTGATGGCGTAGATTTCTATGACAGTGTTGAGGAGCTATGCGAGAATATAGACGATGTCAATATAGTCTTCGACCTTTCGAAGGAATGTAAATATTTGGAGCATGTTAAGCAATGCGCCCCTGCAGGAGTTTCTGTGGTTGGTGGTGATGCGCTACTTGTTTTTAGAAAAACGGATTTTGATTCTGAACAGTTAGAGGTCAACGCATGTAATCTGGACAGAGCTCTTGGCTTGTTCAGTACTTTTGTCGATCAGGCAGAAGAGGAATTTTGGCTTCTTGATAATAAAGGGATTGTCTTGGATGCAAACAGGGCGGTGCTTGATAGGCAACGTGATGTTGATTTTGAAGGTGCGGATGGGACACTTATAAATAATGTTCTGCCGTATGCGCAGCAACCGGGGAATGCCATTGTAGAGGCTGTTAACAATGCCCGGCGGATAGATCAGGTTATCACCAAAGTTACTAGCGATGGAGAACTGCAATATTCCGGTATCTCAGCGTATCCCGTCGTAAAGCGCGATGGGACAGTTCGATCGGTTATTTTGATGCGCAAGGATATCACACAAAATTACAGAGTGATGCGTAGGCTTCAGCAAACAGAAAAGCTAGCAGCTATAGGGGAAATGTCCGCCTTTGTGGCACATGAAATTCGAAATCCTTTATTTGCTATCGGTGGTTTTGCAAATGCGTTGCTGAAACAGCAAAATTTGAATGAAGATGATACAAAGAAAATCAAAATTATCTATAATGAGTCTAAACGATTGGAGAAGATTTTAAAAATTATTCTTAATTTTGCCCGTCCGGCCCATGGAGATGAAGGCGAGGTCGATGTTAATGAAATTATTTTGGAAGCGCTTGGGTTACTCCGCATGAAGTTTGAGTCCCAAGGAGGTAAGGTTATAACAAATCTGGATGCGAAGGGGATTAAAGTCCGCGGAAACCCTGATCAGCTGAAGCAGTGTGTGATTAACGGAATAAAGAATGGGTTTGAAGCCATGCCGAATGGTGGAACCATGAGAGTTGAAACAACACTCAGTGCGGATAACTGGATAATTGTCCGGATAATTGATTCTGGTGAAGGTATTCCGGATGATATTCGCGAACACCTTTTTAATCCGTTTTTCACTACCAAAAGTGGCGGAACCGGTCTGGGGCTGGCTATGACCAAAAAAATTGTTGAGGACATGGGCGGAAAAGTAAAGTTACGCAGCAGGGTTAATAAAGGAACAACGTTATCTTTTTATCTTCCTCCACTTTCTCTTGTTCCTCCAGCAAATAATGAGAAAGATACCGATGGGGTCGTAGAGCCTTCAGGCGGCGCGGGATTTCTGGGCGGGTCTGTCGAATTTATCCCGGAACCCTAG
- the rimO gene encoding 30S ribosomal protein S12 methylthiotransferase RimO, whose translation MINIFSISLGCPKNRVDTEWLLGAVSTKITPVEQPEDADLVLINTCGFIQPAIEESVQTILQAVADVEGMGAGKRPLIAVVGCLVGRFGEKDLSSEIPEVDLWLTNTQMEEWPEMIAKAMKLPLIKDPLRLISTGPSYAYLKISDGCNHKCAFCTIPSIRGDLHTTPAETVVRDAKHALAQGVKELIFVAQDVTAYGRELGLKHGLQELLDKILPLDGLERLRLMYLYPAGLSTDFLKYLRDAGEPFVPYFDVPIQHAHSDVLSRMGRPFARNPREVIDRIRDIFPEAAIRTSIIVGYPGETEKQWEYLRDFIIETRFHHLGIFAYQAEEGTPAAAMENQIDDTEKEWRRDALMEIQGDISEDILEQYEGQRMKILVDSEHDEWPGLHVGRTWFQAPEVDGITYVSGPNVEPGAMVEAEIVETRDYDLVALA comes from the coding sequence ATGATTAATATTTTTTCCATCAGCCTTGGCTGCCCAAAAAACAGAGTCGATACAGAATGGCTTTTAGGTGCTGTAAGCACAAAAATTACCCCCGTCGAACAGCCAGAAGATGCTGATCTTGTTCTCATTAATACTTGTGGCTTTATTCAACCAGCCATTGAAGAATCCGTGCAGACAATTTTGCAGGCCGTTGCAGATGTTGAAGGCATGGGAGCTGGAAAACGTCCACTTATTGCTGTTGTAGGCTGCCTTGTAGGCCGCTTCGGGGAAAAAGATCTTTCGTCAGAAATTCCGGAAGTTGATCTATGGCTTACAAACACCCAAATGGAAGAGTGGCCTGAAATGATTGCGAAAGCCATGAAACTTCCACTCATTAAAGATCCGCTTCGACTTATTTCCACAGGACCTTCCTACGCGTACTTGAAAATCAGTGACGGCTGTAATCATAAGTGTGCATTCTGTACTATTCCATCCATCCGCGGAGACTTACACACAACCCCTGCCGAAACAGTGGTACGCGATGCAAAACATGCACTTGCTCAGGGTGTAAAAGAACTTATTTTCGTGGCTCAGGACGTTACAGCCTACGGACGAGAACTGGGCTTAAAACACGGATTGCAGGAACTTTTAGACAAAATTCTGCCACTGGACGGGCTTGAACGCTTACGCCTCATGTACCTGTACCCTGCTGGTCTATCTACAGATTTTCTTAAATACCTGCGCGATGCCGGTGAACCTTTTGTACCATACTTTGATGTACCGATTCAGCACGCGCATTCAGACGTTCTTTCACGTATGGGACGCCCGTTTGCACGCAACCCGCGTGAAGTAATCGACCGCATCCGTGATATATTCCCTGAAGCTGCAATCCGTACCAGCATCATTGTTGGTTACCCGGGTGAAACAGAAAAACAGTGGGAATACCTGCGCGACTTCATTATTGAGACACGGTTCCATCATCTCGGCATCTTCGCCTATCAGGCTGAAGAAGGAACACCAGCTGCCGCAATGGAAAACCAGATTGATGACACAGAAAAAGAATGGCGCCGTGATGCTCTAATGGAAATTCAAGGCGACATCAGTGAAGATATTCTGGAACAGTATGAAGGTCAGCGCATGAAAATACTCGTTGATAGCGAACACGACGAGTGGCCGGGACTGCATGTTGGCCGTACTTGGTTTCAGGCTCCGGAAGTGGACGGAATTACGTATGTGAGCGGCCCTAACGTAGAACCGGGCGCGATGGTTGAAGCAGAAATTGTAGAAACACGTGATTACGACTTAGTCGCACTCGCATAA